In Populus alba chromosome 1, ASM523922v2, whole genome shotgun sequence, a single window of DNA contains:
- the LOC118037665 gene encoding heme A synthase COX15: MPEPPTDSLAWVRGAAKVKKLALRVSLIVGITAISGAFVAGNDAGHAFNTFPKMGDTWIPDDIFDLKPVIHNFFENTSAVQLDHRILAITSLTSIGALCWFTRKLDIHPAVATVGMATLQVIVLIHGGSFHILYCCRYPWGYQPFYHMFVYHSELHVRPAL; this comes from the exons ATGCCTGAACCTCCTACTGACTCTTTAGCTTGGGTTCGTGGGGCGGCAAAAGTCAAGAAGCTTGCCCTTCGTGTAAGCCTTATTGTTGGGATTACTGCCATCTCAGGAGCATTTGTTGCCGGAAATGATGCT GGGCATGCATTTAACACTTTTCCAAAGATGGGTGATACATGGATTCCTGATGATATATTTGATCTGAAGCCAGTGATTCACaacttttttgaaaatacatcGGCAGTGCAG CTTGACCATCGTATCCTTGCAATCACAAGCTTGACTTCGATTGGAGCTTTATGCTGGTTCACTAGAAAGTTGGACATACATCCAGCAGTAGCCACTGTAGGCATGGCTACACTTCAGGTGATTGTCTTAATCCATGGAGGCTCCTTCCATATTCTTTATTGTTGCAGGTACCCTTGGGGATATCAACCCTTCTATCATATGTTCGTGTATCACTCGGAACTGCACGTCAGGCCGGCGCTTTAA